The segment AGACAGTCGCAAGACCTATGTCGGGGTAAAGGGCGGATACAATTTCTCACAAGTCAATTTATACCATTCATTTAATGGCTATGTGATGAAACAAGGCGTACAAACTGGATACCAGGGAGGAATAATCGTGATGAACTACCTGCGCAATCATATAGGAATCCAAGCCGAATTGAATTATACGCAGAAAGGATACATTCAAAAATTTGACAATGGACAACCTGATTACGAATCTCAATTCAATTATGTCGATCTCCCTTTCTTATTCAATCTACATACTGGCAAAAACAAACTCCATGTCTTCATCAATGCAGGTTGCTTCTTTGAGTACCTAATCAATGTGGAGTCGTCTAGCGAACCCAGCGATACGGGCGGATACGATTTTGACCCCTATGACAAAGATCGTGACCCTAACTTTGGTTATGGTTTTCGTGGAGGTGCTGGCGTATTTTATGACTCTAGGGTCGGCACTTTTATGTTGGAGGGTAGTTTCAACTACAGTCTTAGCAATTATCTTGACCCAGTTACCTTTGATAGCGGGGTGCCCACCTTGTCCAATCACTATCTCTTAGGTATCACAGTGGGCTATTTGATTTCCTTTGGGGAGTTAAAATAAGACAGTACATTATATAACACACAGGAAAAAACAACTGCCGAGAACCTCATGTTTTTTCTCAACTCCGCTTGCCTATTTTTTCGAAAAAAATTGATCAAAATTTTCGTCACTTCAGAAAAAAATAAAAAAAATCTCCATCCAGCGAAATAACACTTACGCCCTTCTATTTAAAAAAACATGCCAAAAATCAATTTTTTGACTGCTTATACAGATAACTGTACAGAATAACCACTGATTACCAGTCAATTATAATTTTATTCAAAATTTTGCAATTACGTAGAAATTTTGTTCATTCACACTTGGTTAACAATTAATTGGATAACCAATGATTGGTTTCTTGAAATCCAATCTTACATCACCAACCCAAATTTGTAGAGTTACAAACTTGAAAGTAGCTCAAAGTGCAACTCCCCTCATCGGGTGAGTTGAAAGCATGCATTGATTTGAAAGGATTATTGATGAAATGACTATTTACTAAATACTAAACCATGTATCTAAACTTGTATTTGACTTCCCTGTCTAAATGGGGATGTCAATTATTGATCGCCCTGCTATTGCTAGTAACTTTATCATGTTGCTCAGATGAAGAGCTACTATCCTCGGTGGATGAGCTTGCAGTGATCGAACCTGAATCAGCTATCCCCAGTACAGGTACAGTCTACTATATCAAAAATAGAAAGAGTGGCAAATATGTTGATGTGAAAGACTTCAACCATAGCAATGGCGGAATCATCCATCAGTGGAACTACACTGGCGCACTCAATCAACAGTGGGAGGCAATCTCAGTAGGTAGTAGTGAGTACCGATTAAAAAATATTGAAAGTGGCAAATCATTTGATATTGCTGGCAACAGCACAGCCAACAAAGCTTATCTACAGCAATACTCATATGGAGGTGCTTCCAACCAAAAATTCACCTTTACAAGCGCTGGGAGCGGATATTACATGATCAAGGCAGTGCATAGTGGCAAGGCGCTAGACGGCACAGGTCAAACTGTCAATGGCACGAGAATATGGCAGTGGACGTACAGTGCGAGCAACCAAAATCAACACTGGCTATTCGAAAGTGTGAATGAAGATACAGCTAATGGCTCAGTTTCATATAGCAACCCAGGAGACATCCCCAAATTCAAGGATGCCTTGAGCAAAGCCAAGCTGCAGTTACCCACCAGTACAACCGTGGCAACAGCCGCTCAACTCCTTGCTGGTTACTCATCTAGTTATTTCCAAGTAGCCAACAATGAAGACATTGCATTTTACCAAACGGGAGCTAGTAAACGAACTGAGTTACGCTTTGAAAACAATTTTGTAGTCACCAGTGGTAGCAGAACCGCTCATGCCAATTTAAAATTTGGCACTCAAGTAGGAGAAGAAGCAACATTTTTGCAAATACATGATGATGCAAACGCAGGCAACGGACCCAACAAACCGTTGCTTAGGATATACAGAAGTTTGTCAAGTGGACACATCCATGCAGCAGTCAAAACAGACGATGGAGGAGATGCTACGACACACTACGATTGTGGATCAGCACCCACAGGATATTTTGACTGTGACATCACCCTCAGCGGTGGTACGATGACAATCAAAATCAATGGGGTAACCAAAGTAACAAAGTCTGTGACTTACTGGGATTACCCTAGCTATTGGAAAGCAGGTGTGTACAATCAGTATGCAGGTGGCACCACTACCTATTTTAATGAACTGACTTGGAATTGATAATTATCAACCACCAACCATCCCAGTCCTCAACAACGAAGCAATAATTATGAATACTAATACCGGTTGTCTGGTAGCCATTTAGGCTTTTAGATGACCAAAGACTAAATAAATTTTTTACTAAACTAAATTACTATGTACAATTATTACAAAGCTACGAAAGGGCTCAAGGGGCTCTTCGTGCTCGCGCTAGCCACATTACTCATCTATGGATGTAATGATGAACTCGTTCTACCATCAGAGGAATTGTCAACAATCGTTGACGAAGAATCAGCCGTCCCGACAGCAGGAACAACCTACTACCTCAAAAGCAGAAAAAGTGGTCGGTATGCTGATGTAAAAGATTTCAGCCATAGCAATGGCGGTATCATCCATCAGTGGAACTACACCGGAGCACTCAATCAACAGTGGGAAGTACTCTCTGTAGGCAGCGGCCAATTCAGATTGAAAAGTGTAGAAAGTGGCAAATCATTTGATATCGCTGGAAGCAGTACTGCCAACAAAGCTTACTTGCAACAGTGGGCATACGGTGGAGCTTCTAACCAAAAATTCACCTTTACCAGTGCTGGAAGTGGCTACTACATGATCAAAGCCGTGCATAGTGGCAAAGCACTAGACGGTACAGGTCAAACTGCCAATGGCACAAGAATCTGGCAATGGACATACAATTCAGGCAACCAAAACCAGCATTGGTTGTTTGAAGAAGTAGGTGGCAGCACTGGCGGTGGTGGAGGATCTTCAGGGTCTTCTTATCCAGGAGCTTTGCTAGGACTTACTACAAGCAACTGGAAACTAAACTGTTTCACAGGAAGCCCTTCTAGCTCTACATACAGAGACGACGTTCTGGATTACACAGGTAAGACTTTCTCTAACTACTCTGATGCCAACTACTTCTACGTAGATGGAGACTATGCAGTGTTCAGAGTGTACAGAGGTCAGCCAGGTTCTAGTAATTCAGGCAACCCAAGAGTAGAGTTGAGAGAAATGAAAAATGGCAATGAAGCAGCTTGGTCTGGATCAAGTGGAAACAATACCATGACATGGGTAGCTAGAATAGATCAACTTGGCAAGAGTGCTAGTGGAAATGACGGTGTGACTTGTTTCGGTCAGATTCATGGTGATGGTGACACTGTGGATGATGTGATCAGAGTTCAGTTCCTTGGTTCTGTCAACCAAAGCTCTGGTGCTGTAAAGTTGAAAATCAGTGGTTATGTAACAGAAGAACTCCAAGGTGGTAGCAAGACCTACACTGGCTATTCATTGGATACAGATTATACTTTCAAATTGACTTATAACAGTAGCACTGTTAAGTTTTACGTGAATGGTTCTCAAGTATTCAGCCAATCAATGAGCGGCGAAGATACCTCTAACAACTACTTCAAAGTAGGTAACTATATGCAATCTGTACAAGGCGCAAGCTACGATGGATCACATGCAATTGTGAAAATCAAAAGCCTAAGCTTTACACATTAATTGAATGGCCAAAAGCCAAAAAGCATGATTATGGGCACCACACACATGTGTGGTGCTTTTTCGATACTTAGAAATACCAGCTATTTTTAGACTCCAAATTCACTATTACTAAATTACTGACATGAATTTTAGCTCCCTCATATCATTGTTGATACTACTTTCTTTCATTATTTGTTCCTGCCAAGATATCACAAAGACCAAATCAGGAATTGAAGTGACTTATATAGAAAGAGGTCAAGAATCTCTGTTACCCGATAGTTGTGTGCTATTTCTTAATATTCAATACGTCGATGACAATGGAAAAGAACTGTTTAGTTCACAAGCAGATGGTCGTCCGTTGGCTTTACCTTACAGAGCTGCCACTTGGGGCATATCTGCCCCTCATGCGGGTCCTTTTTATGAGGTCTTGGCTACATGCAAGATTCAAGACAGCATACAATTTACATTGACAGCTGAGCAATTGTATATCAAAACATTCAACCTAGATGAAGTTCCCAAAGAACTCTCCCTTTCGGACTCATCCAAAATCAATTTTTTCATAGCTGTAGATAGTCAAATGACAGAAACCAATTTCAGACAATTTACTGAACAAAAGGCATTGCGGGATCAGGCCAAATTCCAAAAAGAAGAAGACGAACGAAAAATACTACAAGACAGCTTGATCCGTCAATACCTAGAGGAACAAGGCATCAATGCTACGAGAACAGAGAGTGGTCTATGGTATGTCATCAAAGAACAAGGTACTGGTGCTAAACCAGTAGAAAACGATCTAATAACTATCCATTATAGAGGCTCTCTCCTAGACGGCACCATGTTCGACTCTTCGTATGAAAAAGGAGAACCTGTCCGATTTGCATTTGGTGTGAGAGACGTACTCAAAGGATGGGACGAAGGGTTCGAGCTTTTAAACCTAGGAGGCAAGGCCATGTTTATCCTCCCAAGTCATCTAGCCAATGGCTCTTACTCCGATGGTCCTATCAAACCATATTCGATTTTGAGATATGATGTTGAACTCCTCGAAATCACAAAAAGAGATTGATAGCCCCACAAAACTGTCTCAACTCGTGCTATCTTAGGCATGTTGCGTTGTTTTACCCATTGATACAATAGATTTATGAGATTCATTTTACTCCCTTCACTCCTTATGAGTATATCCTGTTTGATGTTTTCGTGCAATCAGACTGCTGCTCCGAGTAAAGACCTGATTTATATCAAACATGGCGAGACCTCTCTGGTAGATAGCAGTATGCTTGTCATGAATTTTTTATACAAGGATGAAAATGGCAACCATCTCACAGACTCTGCAACGAGAGCATTGCCATTGCATATGCCTTATATCAAAGCATTGTGGGATACCTTGGGTATCTTCTATACCACATTGGGCAAATGCAACATTGGAGATAGTGTGCATTTTACCTTATCAGCAAAACAGCTGTATATAGAAACCTTTGGCGAAACAGAAATCCCTGCTGAATTAAAGTTATCCAAGCAGTCACCTGTCAATTTTTATGTTGGGTTTACTAGCCAGATGAGCTTAGATGATTTTTATCATCAACAAGACTCTATGGAAAACAAACGCTACCAGGACTATATCAACGATACTGAAAAAAGAAATATAGCACAAGGACTCACTATAGATCAATACCTCGATAAACAAGGGTTAAAAGCCAACAAAACAGAAAGCGGATTGAGATATGTCATTACACAGGAGGGAATGGGAGACATCCCCAAACAAGGTGACAGAGTAAGGATTCATTTTCATGGCACACTTTTAAACGGTGATGTATTCGGATCTTCTTATGACTCGGGTGAGTCTCCTTATGAATTTGAACTAGGCAGAGGTGAAGTCATTGCTGCATGGGAAGAAGCCGTCTCGCTCTTCAAGGCTGGCACCAAAGCAACCTTACTCGTCCCCAGTGACTTGGGATTCGGATATGCGAATCGCTACGACATCCCAGGTAGCTCTATCCTAAGGTACGATATAGAAATAATATCCGTAGAAAGCGCTAAATAAACTTAATACCTCCATAGTCAATGCAATGACCAATCCTTCATATAGCTATCGATGTACTCAAATGCTCTCTGATCCATCCAACTGTAGTTTTTTCCTCTCAGTCGAAAACCTACATGTCCACCACACTTAGGAGTCTCTAGTGTGAGAAATTTACTCTCTTGGCATATCGTGTACGGATAACAAGGCCCTCCCAGCAAGGGGTCGTTGATCGCATTGACTATCAAAGACGGAACCTTGATACTGTGATAATGTAGGTCAGAACTAGCCGATTCATAAAAGTGTCTCGCTGAGCGAAAACCATGAATGGGAGCTGTGTACTTCTCATCAAACACACTAAACGAATGGATCTCATCTATACCCGTGATGTCAATCAGGTCTGGAAACTGCTCATGCTTTCGTTTGACTTTCTCAATCAGTTTTTTGAGAAACCGCTTTCTGTAGAAGATATTTCCTCGAAAAGTCAATTGATGTGCACTGTTCCAAAGGTTGCAAGGGACTGAAAATACGGCTGCCGCCACGACATGTTTGGGTACACTCGCGCCATATTCTCCGAGGTATTTCAAGGTAGTGCTCCCTCCCATCGAATACCCCACCAACCCTATCCTCTTGTACCGTCGTGTATTTACTGCATAATTCACGACCGTCTCAAAATCGTCTGTCACTCCATGGTGATACAGCCTCAAGTTGAGATTCATCTCCTGACCACACGACCGATAGTTCCACGCCAACACATCATAGCCTCGCTGATGAAAATACCTCGCACAGCTTTTGATATAGTGACGCTCTGTACTACCCTCCAATCCATGAGAAATAATGACCAGTTTGTTGAACTGCCCTTGCAGCCAATCTAAATCCAGAAAATCGTTGTCTGGTGTATTGATCCGCTCTCTCGTAAAACGCACATCCTTAATCTCCCTAAATAAACTTGGGAAAATCGTCTCCAGGTGTCCACTTCTCAAGGGAGAAAGAAAATTTCCATAAGTTGACTTATCAATTACAGGCATGATCGATTAGACATTTTTTTGTGCAACACTTATTTTAAGAAAGAAAACTAAAGACCGAATTCTACTCATTACCAATACATTAACTCATACATTTTCAACTTTCCAATCCCAAATCCAACTAAACAGGTTAAAAAAAATCTCCAATGTTCCTTTTCTTCTTGATCGTGATCTATTTTTGGAAGCTCAAAATAAGAAAAATATGGCTGAATACGTATTAGGAATTGATATTGGAGGGACTAATACCAAATATGGTCTCGTTGATCAAGAAGGTAACGTGACAAACGAAGGCTCATTCCCAACTCAGGCTGACGCTGATATCAATGCATTTTTGACTCTATTGCACAGCCATGTTCATGAATTGATTGAAAACAACCAGGTCATAGGTGCGGGAGTGGGTGCTCCCAATGGCAACTATTACCGAGGTACGATTGAACACGCTCCGAACTTGAATTGGGGCGAGATCGTAGAGTTCAGAGAGCTCTTTGAAAATAAATTTAAAATCAAAGTTGCACTGACCAATGATGCCAATGCAGCCGCACTCGGCGAGATGCTTTTTGGTGGAGCCAAAGGCATGAAGGACTTTGTGGTCTTTACTTTAGGTACGGGCTTAGGTAGTGGTATCGTTGTAGATGGCAAATTGGTCTATGGCTACTCTGGCATGGCTGGTGAAATCGGTCACGTGAGTGTGAACCCTGACGGTCGTCATTGTGCCTGTGGTCGCAAAGGCTGTCTAGAAACCTACGTATCTGCTACAGGCATCAAAAGAACCGTATCCAAATTGATGGCGGATTACACTCGCCCGAGTGTACTCAGAGACATTCCCTACAACCAAATAGATGGCAAAGTCATCACCGATGCAGCCAAAAATCATGATTTCATCGCCATCAAAGCATTTGAGTATACTGGTAAAATACTAGGTCAAAAACTGGCTGATACTGTGTTGCACACGAGTCCTAAGACTATCTTCCTTTTTGGGGGATTGGTCAAAGCTGGGGACTATCTCCTAGAACCCGCCAAGCACTACATGGAGGAAAAAATGTTCAAACCATTTAAGAATCAAGTAGACCTCAGAGCCTCCTCATTGATGGATAAAAATGCGGCAGTCTTGGGCGCAGCAGCACTAGGTTGGACTGAGTTCTCCAAAGACAAGGAGGCGATGAATGTATAACCACAGTATTTCATCAACCTAGAATCATGAGCAAGCACAACGTAACAATTGAATACTGCAAAATGTGCAGATGGATGATGCGTGCTAGCTGGATGGCACAAGAGCTCTTGATTACATTTGATGAAGAATTGGATGAGGTGACCCTCCGACAAGGTACGGGTGGCATCTACAATGTCTACGTCAACGACAAGCTCATCTTCTCTCGCAAGGAACAAGGGCGATTCCC is part of the Reichenbachiella agarivorans genome and harbors:
- a CDS encoding porin family protein, giving the protein MKIRSLFSLLIILVVSTTVTTAQDSRKTYVGVKGGYNFSQVNLYHSFNGYVMKQGVQTGYQGGIIVMNYLRNHIGIQAELNYTQKGYIQKFDNGQPDYESQFNYVDLPFLFNLHTGKNKLHVFINAGCFFEYLINVESSSEPSDTGGYDFDPYDKDRDPNFGYGFRGGAGVFYDSRVGTFMLEGSFNYSLSNYLDPVTFDSGVPTLSNHYLLGITVGYLISFGELK
- a CDS encoding RICIN domain-containing protein: MYLNLYLTSLSKWGCQLLIALLLLVTLSCCSDEELLSSVDELAVIEPESAIPSTGTVYYIKNRKSGKYVDVKDFNHSNGGIIHQWNYTGALNQQWEAISVGSSEYRLKNIESGKSFDIAGNSTANKAYLQQYSYGGASNQKFTFTSAGSGYYMIKAVHSGKALDGTGQTVNGTRIWQWTYSASNQNQHWLFESVNEDTANGSVSYSNPGDIPKFKDALSKAKLQLPTSTTVATAAQLLAGYSSSYFQVANNEDIAFYQTGASKRTELRFENNFVVTSGSRTAHANLKFGTQVGEEATFLQIHDDANAGNGPNKPLLRIYRSLSSGHIHAAVKTDDGGDATTHYDCGSAPTGYFDCDITLSGGTMTIKINGVTKVTKSVTYWDYPSYWKAGVYNQYAGGTTTYFNELTWN
- a CDS encoding RICIN domain-containing protein, translated to MYNYYKATKGLKGLFVLALATLLIYGCNDELVLPSEELSTIVDEESAVPTAGTTYYLKSRKSGRYADVKDFSHSNGGIIHQWNYTGALNQQWEVLSVGSGQFRLKSVESGKSFDIAGSSTANKAYLQQWAYGGASNQKFTFTSAGSGYYMIKAVHSGKALDGTGQTANGTRIWQWTYNSGNQNQHWLFEEVGGSTGGGGGSSGSSYPGALLGLTTSNWKLNCFTGSPSSSTYRDDVLDYTGKTFSNYSDANYFYVDGDYAVFRVYRGQPGSSNSGNPRVELREMKNGNEAAWSGSSGNNTMTWVARIDQLGKSASGNDGVTCFGQIHGDGDTVDDVIRVQFLGSVNQSSGAVKLKISGYVTEELQGGSKTYTGYSLDTDYTFKLTYNSSTVKFYVNGSQVFSQSMSGEDTSNNYFKVGNYMQSVQGASYDGSHAIVKIKSLSFTH
- a CDS encoding FKBP-type peptidyl-prolyl cis-trans isomerase, whose protein sequence is MNFSSLISLLILLSFIICSCQDITKTKSGIEVTYIERGQESLLPDSCVLFLNIQYVDDNGKELFSSQADGRPLALPYRAATWGISAPHAGPFYEVLATCKIQDSIQFTLTAEQLYIKTFNLDEVPKELSLSDSSKINFFIAVDSQMTETNFRQFTEQKALRDQAKFQKEEDERKILQDSLIRQYLEEQGINATRTESGLWYVIKEQGTGAKPVENDLITIHYRGSLLDGTMFDSSYEKGEPVRFAFGVRDVLKGWDEGFELLNLGGKAMFILPSHLANGSYSDGPIKPYSILRYDVELLEITKRD
- a CDS encoding FKBP-type peptidyl-prolyl cis-trans isomerase is translated as MSISCLMFSCNQTAAPSKDLIYIKHGETSLVDSSMLVMNFLYKDENGNHLTDSATRALPLHMPYIKALWDTLGIFYTTLGKCNIGDSVHFTLSAKQLYIETFGETEIPAELKLSKQSPVNFYVGFTSQMSLDDFYHQQDSMENKRYQDYINDTEKRNIAQGLTIDQYLDKQGLKANKTESGLRYVITQEGMGDIPKQGDRVRIHFHGTLLNGDVFGSSYDSGESPYEFELGRGEVIAAWEEAVSLFKAGTKATLLVPSDLGFGYANRYDIPGSSILRYDIEIISVESAK
- a CDS encoding YheT family hydrolase; translated protein: MPVIDKSTYGNFLSPLRSGHLETIFPSLFREIKDVRFTRERINTPDNDFLDLDWLQGQFNKLVIISHGLEGSTERHYIKSCARYFHQRGYDVLAWNYRSCGQEMNLNLRLYHHGVTDDFETVVNYAVNTRRYKRIGLVGYSMGGSTTLKYLGEYGASVPKHVVAAAVFSVPCNLWNSAHQLTFRGNIFYRKRFLKKLIEKVKRKHEQFPDLIDITGIDEIHSFSVFDEKYTAPIHGFRSARHFYESASSDLHYHSIKVPSLIVNAINDPLLGGPCYPYTICQESKFLTLETPKCGGHVGFRLRGKNYSWMDQRAFEYIDSYMKDWSLH
- a CDS encoding ROK family protein: MAEYVLGIDIGGTNTKYGLVDQEGNVTNEGSFPTQADADINAFLTLLHSHVHELIENNQVIGAGVGAPNGNYYRGTIEHAPNLNWGEIVEFRELFENKFKIKVALTNDANAAALGEMLFGGAKGMKDFVVFTLGTGLGSGIVVDGKLVYGYSGMAGEIGHVSVNPDGRHCACGRKGCLETYVSATGIKRTVSKLMADYTRPSVLRDIPYNQIDGKVITDAAKNHDFIAIKAFEYTGKILGQKLADTVLHTSPKTIFLFGGLVKAGDYLLEPAKHYMEEKMFKPFKNQVDLRASSLMDKNAAVLGAAALGWTEFSKDKEAMNV
- a CDS encoding SelT/SelW/SelH family protein, with product MSKHNVTIEYCKMCRWMMRASWMAQELLITFDEELDEVTLRQGTGGIYNVYVNDKLIFSRKEQGRFPEITELKQLVRDHIAPDKSLGHSDKG